One window from the genome of Choloepus didactylus isolate mChoDid1 chromosome 2, mChoDid1.pri, whole genome shotgun sequence encodes:
- the LOC119513829 gene encoding protein FAM71A-like produces MKRDCHLPYYTAQSGSAMGMFNTTMGRLQRQLRKGEYEIFKYAPIFESNFMQVTKRGEAVDMHNRIQMVTVGIAYTSPMLPLPDVMLLAQPATSCKEQAARGTKRRGRRAREALELTRLVPLKFVRISVHNREKRQLHLKFATGRSCYLQLCPPRNAQEDLFTYWEELMYLLRPPVEGISNTHAVPADDMICMPVSEEEDRRSTASADFFGNVDQDQVSIRSLHTLSEVSGASSAAFTGGEGIKYTSQKPTSTPDVSTPKPAQPAKGAASGAAAGAAAKGSSAGALGVTAPKSTASDHINAAIARAAAKGPERSGSSMAISGVTNDPSVSVKVAVAGAASQTSVHAPSTAVSTTFSPESSVSVAIEATSANKTVATTAQDSAVGPPAPILLSEGHKTGQEASRRVSQTNAEARKPRREKREGRAKHTATGRESSRPPTAGERNKTKEPKMGSKLLGCFLASRRSTRVDQKVKSHGSPGGSRRASTQRSSSRTPSTKESRASQKSGRSLSTGSPGSVNSRLRRIGSFLRNVKASLVRKSAASPRGTEVAMHKTVERSSMEAILETVESDQAVTIGAMTAETVESMTFEARETAADGSCKEDQGLGQHPHTARSKPSSMQLK; encoded by the coding sequence ATGAAAAGGGACTGTCACCTACCCTATTACACGGCGCAGAGCGGCTCTGCCATGGGTATGTTCAACACCACCATGGGGAGGCTGCAGCGCCAGCTGCGCAAGGGGGAGTATGAAATATTCAAATATGCCCCAATCTTCGAAAGTAATTTTATGCAGGTCACCAAAAGGGGAGAGGCGGTCGACATGCACAACCGCATCCAAATGGTGACGGTGGGCATCGCGTACACCAGCCCCATGCTCCCCCTCCCCGACGTCATGCTCTTGGCCCAACCAGCCACCAGCTGCAAGGAGCAAGCCGCCCGGGGCACCAAGAGGAGAGGCCGCAGAGCTAGAGAGGCTTTAGAGCTCACCAGGCTCGTGCCGTTGAAGTTTGTGAGGATCTCCGTCCACAATCGGGAGAAACGGCAGCTGCACCTGAAGTTTGCCACTGGCCGTTCTTGCTACCTGCAGCTGTGTCCCCCTCGAAATGCCCAGGAAGACCTCTTCACATATTGGGAAGAACTGATGTATCTCCTGCGACCCCCAGTGGAAGGTATCAGCAATACCCACGCCGTTCCCGCTGACGACATGATATGCATGCCCGTGTCCGAGGAAGAGGACAGAAGGAGCACAGCAAGTGCAGATTTCTTTGGAAACGTGGACCAGGACCAAGTCAGCATCAGGAGCCTCCACACGCTGTCTGAGGTGTCTGGGGCCTCCTCGGCTGCTTTCACCGGTGGGGAGGGGATCAAATACACCTCCCAGAAACCCACTAGCACGCCTGACGTGTCCAcccccaaaccagcacagcctgcCAAAGGGGCGGCGTCTGGAGCAGCAGCAGGAGCGGCAGCAAAGGGCAGCTCAGCAGGTGCCCTGGGTGTGACAGCACCTAAGTCCACAGCTTCTGATCACATCAACGCGGCGATAGCGCGAGCAGCTGCCAAGGGCCCAGAAAGAAGCGGAAGCAGCATGGCCATCTCAGGTGTCACCAACGATCCCTCAGTGAGTGTGAAGGTGGCCGTGGCAGGTGCTGCAAGCCAGACCTCAGTGCATGCACCCAGTACAGCGGTTTCCACCACTTTCTCTCCGGAGAGCAGCGTGAGTGTGGCGATAGAAGCAACATCTGCCAACAAGACTGTGGCAACAACAGCTCAAGACTCAGCAGTGGGACCGCCTGCCCCTATCTTGCTGAGTGAAGGCCACAAGACTGGACAGGAAGCAAGCCGGCGAGTCTCCCAGACGAATGCGGAAGCCCGGAAGccaagaagggaaaagagggaaggaagggctAAGCACACAGCCACGGGGAGGGAGAGCTCCCGCCCACCCACGGCAGGTGAAAGGAACAAGACGAAGGAACCCAAGATGGGCTCAAAATTGTTGGGCTGCTTCTTGGCCAGCCGCAGATCCACTAGAGTGGACCAAAAGGTAAAAAGCCACGGCAGCCCAGGGGGCAGCAGGCGTGCTTCCACTCAAAGAAGCAGCAGCCGAACGCCCAGCACAAAAGAGTCTAGGGCATCACAGAAATCAGGGAGGAGCCTCTCCACAGGTAGTCCAGGCTCTGTGAACTCAAGACTCAGGAGGATCGGCTCCTTCCTAAGAAATGTGAAAGCCAGCCTTGTAAGAAAATCAGCAGCCTCGCCCCGCGGTACAGAAGTGGCCATGCATAAGACAGTGGAGAGGAGCAGCATGGAGGCCATCCTGGAGACAGTAGAGAGTGACCAAGCGGTGACTATCGGTGCCATGACAGCTGAGACCGTGGAGTCAATGACCTTTGAAGCCCGTGAAACAGCTGCAGATGGAAGCTGCAAAGAGGACCAGGGTCTAGGGCAGCATCCCCATACAGCCCGTTCCAAGCCTTCCTCAATGCAACTTAAATAA